The Spirosoma oryzicola genome contains a region encoding:
- a CDS encoding response regulator transcription factor has translation MIRISIFDDNNSLRETLALIFDTTDDLITVGQYADALDVVANVRYNQPDVILMDIDMPGRTGIEAVQLIRKSLPEGRVPKILMLTVFDDVERIFAAISAGAVGYLLKKTPADKIIDAIREVMSGGAAMTPSIALKVLGAFQQSGTASPDSFLLTDKEKEVLHRLVEGDSYKLIAHHCHISMGTVRTHIVNIYEKLHVNSKSEAVAKALKTGLFK, from the coding sequence ATGATTCGCATCTCGATTTTCGATGACAACAATTCGCTGCGCGAAACGCTCGCTCTGATTTTCGATACGACCGACGATTTAATCACGGTGGGTCAATACGCTGATGCACTTGATGTGGTTGCGAATGTCCGGTACAATCAGCCCGATGTCATTTTGATGGATATCGATATGCCCGGACGAACGGGTATTGAAGCGGTACAACTGATTCGTAAAAGCCTACCGGAAGGACGCGTCCCGAAGATTTTAATGTTAACGGTTTTTGACGATGTCGAACGAATCTTCGCGGCAATCTCGGCAGGTGCTGTAGGGTATCTTCTCAAAAAAACACCGGCAGACAAAATTATCGATGCTATTCGCGAAGTAATGTCAGGGGGAGCCGCCATGACGCCCTCCATTGCCTTGAAAGTACTGGGCGCTTTTCAGCAGTCGGGTACTGCCTCACCGGACTCCTTTTTACTGACGGATAAAGAAAAGGAAGTGCTGCACCGATTGGTGGAAGGTGATAGCTATAAACTGATTGCCCACCACTGTCACATCAGCATGGGTACGGTCCGGACGCACATTGTCAACATTTATGAAAAGCTGCACGTCAATTCTAAGTCCGAAGCCGTTGCCAAAGCGTTAAAAACCGGACTCTTCAAATAA
- a CDS encoding tetratricopeptide repeat-containing sensor histidine kinase — MMTGRNLSFTLAGLLVSFSCLAQVLSSTTSDSLLTYLRTHASTDTTYVRVMDKVIYTRIYQKADYARADSMSRQMADVANRLNDWFGVVRAYRNRGMVSYLTANYEQALGHFKKTLDVAEQHNLPPSVIYGALSNVAVGYEKVGNDPMVLQTALKAIQLQEQYNLRPRVPTTHRLVGGTLVKLGKIQQALPYYREAGVIFRENGDLRGIAIFENQLGDLYNDIKQPQRALPHFQECLKLGKQLHFELLQFDALDGLATSLRMLNKPGEGLPYAQRALQIAQKEHNKLAISTIYATIATLYQAKKEYIQAEDYLKKALALAEENDYKDERKKFVQQMADLYGEQNKYHLAYAFQLRKNKQVDSATTVRTNAEVQRLVAKYETEKKEAQIKLLQQETLLRRQEAERTRFMLIGSVLLLLLGVAASAWLLNRSKLRRLEEAQTLRKQIAHDLHDEVGSTLSSISLLSGMVNGLIAQNRPEQVERAIQKINTDARQILESIDEIIWTINPGNDSLHRIALRLQEYAQPLMESKGIEFRFTVDASLDQFPVPMEVRRNLYLIGKEAINNLIKYSQATQAVLRFEYQNEQLKILIEDNGKGFEPDPSSQRTGQTSMHQRAQAIGGHLAVQSAPGQGTRLQLVVNP; from the coding sequence ATGATGACGGGTCGGAATTTGTCTTTTACATTAGCCGGATTACTGGTTAGCTTTTCATGCTTGGCGCAGGTCCTTTCTTCAACAACATCCGATTCGTTACTTACCTACCTGCGTACGCACGCATCAACTGATACGACTTACGTCCGGGTAATGGACAAGGTGATTTATACCCGAATTTACCAGAAAGCGGATTATGCCCGCGCCGATTCGATGAGCAGGCAAATGGCCGACGTAGCCAACCGACTCAACGACTGGTTTGGGGTTGTGCGTGCGTATCGAAACCGAGGAATGGTGAGTTACCTGACTGCAAACTATGAACAGGCACTCGGCCATTTTAAGAAAACCCTGGACGTTGCTGAGCAGCACAACCTACCTCCTTCTGTTATTTACGGTGCGCTGAGTAACGTTGCTGTGGGTTACGAGAAGGTTGGCAACGACCCAATGGTTCTGCAAACGGCGTTAAAGGCTATTCAGCTACAGGAACAGTACAATTTGCGGCCACGCGTACCGACAACCCACCGACTCGTAGGGGGTACACTCGTCAAGCTGGGGAAAATACAGCAGGCACTTCCTTACTATCGCGAAGCCGGCGTGATATTTCGTGAAAATGGTGATCTGCGCGGTATCGCCATTTTCGAAAATCAGTTGGGTGATCTGTACAACGATATCAAACAACCGCAGCGGGCGTTACCTCATTTCCAGGAATGCTTAAAGCTAGGCAAACAGCTTCATTTTGAGCTGCTTCAGTTTGATGCGCTCGATGGGTTAGCTACCTCGCTACGGATGCTCAATAAACCCGGTGAAGGATTACCCTACGCGCAGCGAGCTTTACAAATTGCCCAAAAAGAGCATAATAAGCTGGCCATTAGCACGATTTACGCGACAATAGCCACGCTGTATCAGGCAAAAAAAGAATACATTCAGGCCGAGGACTACCTGAAAAAAGCGTTGGCACTAGCCGAAGAAAACGATTACAAAGACGAACGAAAGAAGTTCGTCCAGCAGATGGCGGATTTGTACGGTGAACAAAACAAATACCATCTCGCCTACGCGTTCCAGCTCAGGAAAAATAAACAGGTCGATTCCGCCACTACGGTGCGGACCAACGCCGAAGTACAGCGATTGGTTGCCAAGTACGAAACCGAAAAAAAAGAAGCGCAGATTAAACTACTCCAACAGGAGACGCTGCTAAGACGTCAGGAAGCCGAGCGGACCCGATTCATGCTTATTGGCAGTGTTTTACTATTGCTGCTGGGTGTTGCCGCCAGTGCCTGGTTACTGAACCGATCTAAACTTCGTCGGCTCGAAGAAGCACAGACGCTTCGTAAGCAGATTGCTCATGATCTCCACGATGAAGTCGGAAGTACATTGAGTAGTATTTCGCTGCTCAGCGGCATGGTTAATGGGCTTATTGCCCAAAATCGACCGGAACAGGTCGAACGGGCTATCCAGAAAATTAATACGGACGCCCGGCAGATTCTGGAATCAATCGATGAAATTATCTGGACCATCAACCCAGGTAACGACTCGCTGCACCGTATCGCGCTGCGGCTTCAGGAGTACGCCCAGCCACTGATGGAGTCCAAAGGCATCGAGTTCCGCTTTACGGTCGATGCCTCACTTGACCAGTTCCCCGTTCCCATGGAAGTGCGTCGCAATCTGTACCTGATTGGCAAAGAAGCCATTAATAATCTGATTAAATATTCGCAGGCGACGCAGGCTGTTTTACGCTTTGAGTACCAGAACGAGCAGCTAAAAATCCTGATCGAAGACAATGGGAAAGGGTTTGAGCCAGACCCTTCGAGTCAGCGAACGGGCCAGACCAGTATGCACCAACGGGCGCAGGCTATCGGCGGTCACTTGGCCGTCCAATCGGCACCCGGTCAGGGAACGCGGCTACAACTGGTGGTTAACCCGTGA
- a CDS encoding class I SAM-dependent methyltransferase — MLRQFIPGALKKPIKRTYTSVVDYSELLFGLRDRLTPPRSKIFIGAGDFRVVGQEFKQHFIQLGGLKPNESVLDVGCGIGRMAVPLTDYLTSPGSYEGFDIVSQGIDWCQRMITPRFPNFHFQLADVYNSHYHPSGQYQAHEYRFPFEDNHFDFVFLTSVFTHMPVRETAHYIAEISRVLKPSGRCFATFFLLNEESRRLMAEKTSQYNFQYELEGRYIFNPLDPDLGTAFDESWVTDTLNQHGLSARTSIYPGRWCGRKDATTFQDIVVAYKR; from the coding sequence ATGTTACGGCAATTTATCCCCGGTGCTTTAAAAAAGCCCATAAAAAGAACTTATACGAGTGTTGTCGATTACAGCGAGCTACTTTTTGGCTTACGAGACAGACTAACTCCTCCCCGCTCCAAGATATTTATCGGAGCGGGCGACTTCCGGGTCGTTGGTCAGGAATTCAAACAGCATTTTATTCAACTGGGTGGTTTGAAACCTAACGAATCTGTTCTCGACGTAGGGTGTGGCATTGGTAGAATGGCTGTTCCCTTAACCGACTACCTAACGTCGCCAGGAAGTTATGAGGGTTTTGATATTGTCAGTCAGGGTATCGACTGGTGCCAGCGAATGATTACTCCCCGTTTTCCCAATTTTCATTTTCAATTGGCTGATGTGTACAACAGTCATTACCATCCGAGTGGACAGTATCAAGCGCATGAATATCGGTTTCCGTTCGAAGACAACCACTTTGATTTCGTTTTTTTGACGTCTGTGTTCACACACATGCCTGTCCGGGAGACTGCTCATTACATTGCAGAAATCAGTCGCGTGCTTAAACCCAGTGGTCGCTGCTTCGCTACGTTCTTTCTGCTCAACGAGGAGTCGCGCAGACTCATGGCAGAAAAAACAAGTCAATACAATTTCCAGTACGAATTAGAGGGCCGTTATATTTTTAACCCGTTGGATCCGGATCTGGGTACGGCCTTTGATGAGTCCTGGGTAACAGACACCTTAAATCAGCATGGGTTATCTGCTCGTACCTCGATCTATCCCGGTCGTTGGTGTGGTCGAAAAGATGCCACTACCTTCCAAGACATTGTCGTAGCCTATAAACGCTAA
- a CDS encoding glycoside hydrolase family 2 protein, translating into MEVKPPNTSFSASRSDTTVAEPINELPRSVLRPNTYLLLDGEWKFALDPEDKGLHERWYVRYSFDGTAHWPGSIEAHMAQAKGQNTPSTWQDKVVAWYEREFSLPNRSEPLSRSMIQLTFGACGYETRVWLNGHPLKTIEDEEIHLGEYTSFSYELPEECLRQHNRLTVRIADTMDAEIPRGKQESHVYKRGGIWYQTYTGAVRSVWLETVERNRLRSRVGVVSVVEDRLVRFSVLTRIHDPGDYTLRLQAFDLQETELLATSDYPLRLEAGQKQQRVVLDMEGAELWSPESPTRYKLVAQLINSEGYVAQIETEFGLRKIEARGRYIYLNNKPIYLDGILYQPGTATYEEMQRHMLAMKELGCNLVRVHIAGVDPRIYNLADKLGLLLWVEVPSPHSSTTRSRQNHRAELLRMVSLISTHPSVVIWSLYNEDWGAQDIAVNPETRQYIMDMYHFMQIAYPQYLVVDNDGWHHISYEGRLKSDLLTAHLYTPDLTRWRELLGRLTAGELIGVAAFPLVVGDPFFYRRQVPLLVSEWGGFGFADYGGPNESEDRAERIRQFKEELRKHPVAGDIYTQATNIEDERNGLIDPQTGELTVPAGLLNSRNTHQITTQPTP; encoded by the coding sequence ATGGAAGTTAAACCACCTAACACCAGTTTTTCGGCTAGTCGTTCCGATACCACCGTTGCCGAACCAATCAATGAACTACCCCGGTCGGTCCTCCGGCCAAATACCTATCTGCTGCTTGATGGGGAATGGAAATTTGCTCTGGACCCTGAAGATAAAGGCTTACACGAACGGTGGTATGTTCGCTACTCGTTCGACGGAACCGCGCATTGGCCTGGTTCCATCGAGGCTCACATGGCGCAGGCAAAAGGACAAAATACACCAAGCACCTGGCAGGATAAGGTGGTAGCCTGGTACGAACGGGAGTTTTCGTTGCCTAACCGCAGCGAACCGCTTTCCCGCTCGATGATCCAACTCACCTTTGGGGCTTGTGGCTACGAAACCCGCGTTTGGCTCAATGGACACCCGCTTAAAACCATCGAGGACGAAGAGATCCATTTGGGCGAATACACCTCGTTTTCATACGAGCTTCCCGAAGAGTGTTTACGGCAGCACAACCGGCTGACGGTTCGCATTGCGGACACGATGGACGCTGAGATCCCACGGGGAAAGCAGGAGTCGCACGTCTACAAACGCGGTGGTATCTGGTACCAGACGTACACGGGGGCTGTTCGGAGTGTTTGGCTCGAAACCGTCGAACGGAACCGGCTCCGTTCGCGGGTGGGTGTGGTTAGTGTCGTCGAAGATCGGCTGGTTCGGTTCAGCGTCCTGACGCGCATCCATGACCCTGGCGATTACACACTCCGGCTACAAGCGTTCGATCTGCAAGAAACCGAACTACTGGCTACCTCTGATTATCCATTGCGGTTAGAGGCCGGTCAAAAACAGCAGCGGGTAGTGCTTGACATGGAAGGTGCCGAGTTATGGTCGCCCGAATCGCCAACGCGGTACAAACTGGTGGCTCAGTTGATTAACTCAGAAGGGTACGTCGCCCAGATTGAAACCGAATTTGGCTTACGGAAAATCGAAGCCCGTGGCCGTTATATTTACCTGAACAACAAGCCTATCTACCTGGACGGTATTCTCTACCAGCCGGGTACGGCTACGTACGAGGAAATGCAGCGGCACATGCTGGCTATGAAAGAGCTGGGCTGCAATCTGGTACGGGTTCACATTGCCGGTGTTGATCCCCGGATTTACAACCTGGCGGATAAGCTAGGGTTGCTACTTTGGGTCGAGGTGCCAAGTCCTCATAGTTCAACCACGCGAAGTCGTCAAAACCACCGGGCTGAGCTTTTGCGCATGGTCTCTTTGATCAGTACGCATCCGTCGGTTGTCATCTGGAGTCTTTACAATGAAGACTGGGGAGCGCAGGACATTGCCGTCAACCCTGAAACGCGGCAGTACATCATGGACATGTACCATTTCATGCAAATCGCTTATCCACAATACCTGGTAGTCGACAACGATGGATGGCATCATATCTCGTATGAGGGGCGCTTGAAATCCGATTTGCTGACCGCTCACCTTTACACCCCTGATTTGACGCGTTGGCGCGAGTTGCTTGGTCGTTTGACGGCGGGTGAACTTATTGGTGTGGCCGCTTTTCCGCTGGTAGTTGGCGATCCTTTTTTCTACCGTCGGCAGGTACCTTTATTGGTGAGCGAATGGGGTGGCTTTGGCTTTGCCGACTACGGTGGCCCCAACGAATCGGAAGATCGGGCAGAGCGTATTCGACAATTCAAAGAAGAACTACGCAAGCATCCCGTTGCGGGTGATATTTACACGCAGGCAACGAATATTGAAGATGAACGAAACGGATTGATTGATCCGCAGACGGGCGAGTTGACGGTTCCCGCTGGTCTGCTCAATTCGCGGAATACACATCAAATAACAACGCAGCCGACACCCTAG